Proteins encoded in a region of the Paenibacillus pedocola genome:
- a CDS encoding YdcF family protein has product MIYLIKFAYSFILPPGIFVVLLAAMVIWLWRSSRRQAMVLSAVTLLLYLSMTPWVGDALIRSLENNYEQPARITGDVIVVLGGGATSGTPDIDGEGNLLGSAANRLLTGVRLYRLNGLPVLFSGGQVFSDSGNEADTAKRQLLGLGIPDADIITENQSLNTEQNAVNTTALMKELGFSQPILVTSAFHMSRAMAQFHKAGLDPQAYPTDYTTSRGTAMYPGKFAPSGSALQSTGLALKEYLGLLAARF; this is encoded by the coding sequence CTGATTTATCTAATTAAATTTGCCTACAGCTTCATTCTGCCGCCGGGGATCTTCGTCGTACTACTGGCCGCAATGGTCATTTGGCTGTGGCGCAGCAGCCGCCGCCAGGCCATGGTGTTGTCTGCCGTTACGCTGCTGCTCTATCTCTCGATGACTCCTTGGGTAGGCGACGCGCTGATCCGCAGCCTGGAGAATAATTACGAGCAGCCGGCCCGAATTACCGGCGATGTTATTGTAGTGCTTGGAGGAGGCGCAACCTCCGGCACTCCCGATATCGACGGTGAAGGCAATCTGCTTGGTTCAGCAGCTAACCGTCTGCTCACCGGAGTACGGCTGTACCGCTTAAACGGGCTACCGGTCCTTTTCTCCGGCGGACAGGTGTTCAGCGACAGCGGCAACGAGGCCGATACCGCGAAACGGCAATTGCTTGGGCTCGGGATTCCGGATGCAGACATTATAACGGAGAACCAGTCCCTTAATACGGAGCAGAATGCCGTGAATACCACTGCACTCATGAAGGAGCTGGGCTTCAGCCAGCCTATTCTGGTAACATCCGCCTTTCATATGTCCCGGGCGATGGCACAGTTCCATAAGGCCGGACTGGATCCGCAGGCCTATCCGACAGACTATACTACCAGCCGGGGTACGGCAATGTATCCCGGGAAGTTCGCCCCTTCGGGTAGCGCTCTCCAAAGTACCGGACTGGCACTGAAAGAATACTTGGGACTTTTGGCGGCCCGGTTTTGA
- the ybaK gene encoding Cys-tRNA(Pro) deacylase yields MQISKTNALRMLDAKGISYEVHLYDNEDGAVHGTAVAEKIGKAPETVFKTLVSHSGQNLYVFVIPVAEELDLKKAAKAAGEKKIEMLPMKDLLKWTGYVRGGCSPVGMKKLYPTFIEHSAEILDTMAVSAGKIGMQMELVPQELADMTGAVFCELIK; encoded by the coding sequence ATGCAAATAAGCAAAACGAATGCCCTGCGGATGCTTGACGCCAAGGGCATCAGCTACGAGGTCCATTTATATGACAATGAGGATGGCGCCGTCCACGGTACAGCAGTTGCCGAGAAAATCGGGAAGGCACCGGAAACGGTCTTCAAGACGCTGGTCTCGCACAGCGGGCAGAACCTTTATGTATTTGTCATTCCCGTAGCTGAAGAGCTTGATCTGAAGAAGGCCGCCAAGGCCGCCGGGGAGAAAAAAATCGAGATGCTGCCTATGAAGGATCTGCTGAAATGGACAGGTTATGTCCGGGGCGGCTGTTCTCCTGTCGGGATGAAAAAGCTGTATCCGACCTTTATTGAGCACAGCGCGGAAATTCTCGACACGATGGCCGTCAGCGCAGGTAAAATCGGCATGCAGATGGAGCTTGTCCCGCAGGAGCTTGCGGACATGACCGGAGCCGTATTTTGCGAGCTAATCAAATAA
- a CDS encoding glycoside hydrolase family 36 protein has translation MKKSIVTEKYEITLEGGSTDFEAALSLEQLESGVQVVTLRLTASVPALPPTLSLTWSCKAIDVQGLWHPAAERSRGLIPDWWEGFTSRSTSSAPVVCLYGNRGNNVLSFACSDVMNPLKLHAGLNEETASFHCSVTLFSEPGAPLAFYEARLRLDSRRIPYFQALAGVADWWAGFPGHEPAPVPDAAREPMYSTWYSFHQQLTPEAVEAECRLAAELGCKAVIVDDGWQTSDASRGYAYCGDWKASAGKISDMKAHVAAVQESGLKYMLWYAVPFIGRHSRVWGGFKDKLLYFHEGFGAGVADPRYPEVREYLTGIYEQALLEWNLDGFKLDFVDSFYALPEDAGKTDGGRDTASVPVAVDLLLGGIINRLRRLKPDILIEFRQSYIGPLMRKYGNMFRAGDCPNDAVQNRIKTIDIRLICGNTAAHSDMLMWNLEESAEGAALQFINVLFAVPQISVRLAELPQPHMEMLTFWLGFWRGHRDVLLEGSLEPWHPELLYPLVMARNSRKLIAAAYLDMVIPLTGELPEEVLVVNGTLLTRLVLELDRDAGQRRVIICDCQGNTVSQVLAAMGKGIHVLEVPAAGVIAVQAVVT, from the coding sequence TTGAAAAAATCTATAGTCACGGAAAAGTATGAAATTACCCTGGAAGGCGGTTCTACGGACTTTGAAGCCGCACTTTCACTGGAACAGCTAGAGAGCGGAGTGCAAGTTGTGACGCTTAGGCTTACGGCATCTGTTCCGGCGTTGCCTCCTACGCTGTCCTTAACCTGGAGCTGTAAGGCAATAGATGTCCAAGGTCTGTGGCATCCGGCTGCAGAGCGCAGCCGGGGGCTGATACCGGATTGGTGGGAAGGTTTTACCTCCAGATCAACTTCCTCTGCACCTGTCGTCTGTCTATACGGTAACAGGGGCAACAATGTGCTGAGTTTTGCCTGCTCGGATGTCATGAACCCGCTGAAGCTGCATGCAGGTTTGAATGAAGAGACGGCCAGCTTTCACTGTTCTGTGACGTTGTTCTCTGAACCGGGTGCGCCGCTGGCATTTTATGAAGCCCGGCTAAGGCTGGATTCCCGCAGGATTCCGTATTTTCAGGCGCTGGCAGGTGTAGCGGACTGGTGGGCCGGCTTCCCCGGCCATGAGCCTGCCCCTGTGCCGGACGCGGCCCGGGAGCCGATGTATTCCACCTGGTATAGCTTTCACCAGCAGCTGACACCGGAAGCGGTGGAAGCAGAATGCAGACTGGCTGCGGAGCTGGGCTGCAAGGCGGTTATTGTGGACGACGGCTGGCAGACTTCGGATGCCTCCCGCGGCTATGCCTATTGCGGAGACTGGAAGGCCAGCGCCGGCAAAATATCCGATATGAAGGCTCATGTCGCAGCAGTGCAGGAGTCAGGGCTGAAATATATGCTGTGGTATGCGGTTCCGTTCATTGGCAGGCACAGCAGAGTATGGGGGGGCTTCAAGGACAAACTGCTCTATTTCCATGAAGGCTTCGGTGCAGGGGTAGCCGATCCGCGTTATCCAGAGGTGCGGGAATATTTGACCGGTATCTATGAGCAGGCGCTGCTGGAGTGGAATCTGGACGGGTTTAAGCTGGATTTCGTTGACAGCTTCTACGCACTTCCGGAGGATGCAGGGAAGACGGACGGCGGACGTGACACGGCCTCTGTTCCGGTGGCTGTTGACTTGCTGCTGGGCGGAATTATTAACCGGCTGCGCCGCTTGAAGCCGGACATTCTGATCGAATTCCGCCAGAGCTATATAGGCCCCTTGATGCGCAAATACGGCAATATGTTCCGGGCGGGAGACTGCCCGAATGATGCGGTCCAGAACCGGATCAAGACGATAGACATCCGGCTGATCTGCGGCAATACGGCGGCTCACTCCGACATGCTGATGTGGAATTTGGAGGAGTCTGCCGAAGGTGCCGCGCTGCAGTTTATCAACGTCCTGTTCGCTGTGCCGCAGATTTCCGTCCGGCTGGCAGAGCTGCCGCAGCCACATATGGAGATGCTGACTTTTTGGCTTGGGTTCTGGCGCGGGCACCGGGATGTACTGCTAGAAGGCAGTCTTGAGCCCTGGCATCCGGAGCTGCTCTACCCGCTGGTCATGGCCCGGAATTCCCGGAAGCTGATCGCCGCCGCCTATCTGGATATGGTAATTCCCTTAACCGGTGAGCTTCCGGAAGAAGTGCTGGTGGTGAATGGTACGCTGCTTACCCGGCTGGTGCTGGAGCTGGACAGGGACGCCGGGCAGCGGCGGGTCATTATCTGCGATTGCCAAGGGAACACCGTTTCACAGGTTTTGGCGGCGATGGGTAAGGGGATTCATGTACTGGAGGTTCCGGCAGCCGGTGTCATTGCGGTTCAGGCGGTGGTGACCTGA